A window from Setaria italica strain Yugu1 chromosome VIII, Setaria_italica_v2.0, whole genome shotgun sequence encodes these proteins:
- the LOC101781303 gene encoding laccase-15 isoform X1, producing MESRSLPMAAATSMSVAIAIVFLIYTAAPLGDAASVEHTFIVNQTKMTRLCKATQVTVVNGQLPGPTIEITEGDTVTVHVINRSPYNMTIHWHGVKQFRNCWADGVPMLTQCPILPNKNFTYQFNVVGQEGTLWWHAHVPGLRATVHGAFIIRPRHGAESYPFPQPHKEIPVIIGDWWEKDLAEMARNMTKSIFLSYASASTINGLVGDLFNCSGVPKEGYVLDVEPGKTYLLRIINAGLFSEFYLKIAGHKFMVVAADANYVSPFTTDVIAIAAGETVDALLLADAPPGRYYMVALPNQAPLPDTQTTEYTTRGMVRYKVSHSAGNGTTILRSSRGAEEEQGGYSSGDAPMVPKMPDIHDTITSFYFHSNLTSLRHHGHSLVQQRVDERLYVVLSLGTICKKGQFCKRGDSDENLLVATMNNASFQHPTAIPTLLEAHYYHTGLINGTTQELPKRPPLLFNFTDEALIPFGPKEMRLEPTYKATLVRRFRHGAVVEIVFQSTAMLQGDSNPMHLHGYDMLVLAEGLGNYDPVKDVARYNLVNPPVKNTVLAPNRGWIAVRFVANNPGVWFMHCHYEFHLSMGMAAVFIVENGPTMDTSLLPPPVNFPTCSHDNSLIQTI from the exons ATGGAGAGCCGAAGCCTCCCCATGGCAGCAGCCACCTCCATGTCTGTAGCTATCGCCATTGTCTTCCTGATCTACACAGCCGCACCACTGGGAGACGCGGCATCCGTCGAGCACACGTTCATT GTGAATCAGACGAAGATGACGCGCCTGTGCAAGGCGACACAGGTCACCGTGGTGAACGGGCAGCTCCCAGGGCCAACCATTGAGATCACAGAAGGAGACACGGTGACTGTTCATGTCATCAACAGGTCACCTTACAACATGACAATCCACTG GCATGGAGTGAAGCAGTTTCGTAACTGCTGGGCTGATGGGGTGCCAATGCTCACCCAATGCCCTATCCTGCCGAACAAAAATTTCACCTACCAGTTCAATGTCGTTGGGCAGGAAGGCACCCTGTGGTGGCATGCTCACGTCCCCGGACTACGGGCAACTGTCCATGGCGCATTCATTATTCGGCCAAGGCATGGAGCTGAGTCATATCCATTTCCTCAGCCTCATAAGGAGATCCCAGTTATTATAG GGGACTGGTGGGAGAAGGACCTTGCAGAGATGGCCAGGAATATGACGAAGAGCATCTTTCTGTCTTATGCTAGTGCATCCACAATCAATGGCTTGGTCGGAGATCTCTTCAATTGCTCAG GTGTTCCGAAAGAAGGCTATGTTCTGGACGTGGAGCCTGGCAAGACCTACCTGCTACGAATAATCAATGCGGGCCTCTTCTCTGAGTTCTATCTCAAGATTGCTGGGCACAAGTTCATGGTGGTTGCTGCCGACGCGAACTACGTCAGCCCCTTCACTACAGATGTGATCGCAATCGCAGCTGGCGAGACAGTGGATGCGCTGTTGCTGGCCGATGCACCCCCTGGCCGGTACTACATGGTCGCCCTACCCAACCAGGCACCATTGCCTGACACCCAGACTACGGAGTACACGACAAGGGGGATGGTGCGGTATAAGGTCAGCCACAGCGCCGGAAATGGCACAACTATACTGAGGTCGAGCCGGGGtgcagaagaagaacaaggaggaTATTCGTCAGGTGATGCGCCGATGGTTCCTAAGATGCCTGATATACATGACACAATTACGTCGTTCTATTTCCACAGCAACCTGACCAGCCTGCGCCACCATGGGCACTCTCTGGTCCAGCAGAGAGTCGACGAGCGCCTGTACGTCGTGCTTAGCCTCGGCACCATCTGCAAGAAAGGCCAGTTCTGTAAGAGGGGTGACAGTGACGAGAACCTCCTAGTGGCCACGATGAACAATGCTTCCTTCCAGCACCCCACAGCGATACCGACACTACTAGAAGCACACTACTACCACACCGGCCTCATCAATGGCACGACACAAGAACTTCCGAAGAGGCCACCATTATTGTTCAACTTCACCGATGAAGCCTTAATCCCGTTTGGACCCAAAGAGATGCGGCTAGAGCCGACTTACAAGGCGACATTGGTCCGGCGGTTCCGACACGGCGCCGTGGTGGAGATAGTCTTTCAGAGCACGGCGATGCTACAGGGTGACTCCAATCCAATGCACCTACACGGGTACGACATGTTGGTGCTTGCAGAAGGGCTTGGTAACTATGATCCGGTGAAGGACGTGGCAAGGTACAACCTAGTGAATCCACCAGTGAAGAACACTGTGCTAGCCCCGAATCGTGGGTGGATCGCCGTCCGATTTGTTGCTAATAATCCAG GTGTTTGGTTCATGCACTGCCACTATGAGTTTCATCTTTCGATGGGCATGGCGGCAGTGTTCATAGTAGAGAATGGGCCAACAATGGACACATCTCTCCTTCCACCACCTGTGAACTTTCCAACTTGTAGCCATGACAATAGTCTCATCCAAACTATATGA
- the LOC101781303 gene encoding laccase-15 isoform X2: protein MLTQCPILPNKNFTYQFNVVGQEGTLWWHAHVPGLRATVHGAFIIRPRHGAESYPFPQPHKEIPVIIGDWWEKDLAEMARNMTKSIFLSYASASTINGLVGDLFNCSGVPKEGYVLDVEPGKTYLLRIINAGLFSEFYLKIAGHKFMVVAADANYVSPFTTDVIAIAAGETVDALLLADAPPGRYYMVALPNQAPLPDTQTTEYTTRGMVRYKVSHSAGNGTTILRSSRGAEEEQGGYSSGDAPMVPKMPDIHDTITSFYFHSNLTSLRHHGHSLVQQRVDERLYVVLSLGTICKKGQFCKRGDSDENLLVATMNNASFQHPTAIPTLLEAHYYHTGLINGTTQELPKRPPLLFNFTDEALIPFGPKEMRLEPTYKATLVRRFRHGAVVEIVFQSTAMLQGDSNPMHLHGYDMLVLAEGLGNYDPVKDVARYNLVNPPVKNTVLAPNRGWIAVRFVANNPGVWFMHCHYEFHLSMGMAAVFIVENGPTMDTSLLPPPVNFPTCSHDNSLIQTI from the exons ATGCTCACCCAATGCCCTATCCTGCCGAACAAAAATTTCACCTACCAGTTCAATGTCGTTGGGCAGGAAGGCACCCTGTGGTGGCATGCTCACGTCCCCGGACTACGGGCAACTGTCCATGGCGCATTCATTATTCGGCCAAGGCATGGAGCTGAGTCATATCCATTTCCTCAGCCTCATAAGGAGATCCCAGTTATTATAG GGGACTGGTGGGAGAAGGACCTTGCAGAGATGGCCAGGAATATGACGAAGAGCATCTTTCTGTCTTATGCTAGTGCATCCACAATCAATGGCTTGGTCGGAGATCTCTTCAATTGCTCAG GTGTTCCGAAAGAAGGCTATGTTCTGGACGTGGAGCCTGGCAAGACCTACCTGCTACGAATAATCAATGCGGGCCTCTTCTCTGAGTTCTATCTCAAGATTGCTGGGCACAAGTTCATGGTGGTTGCTGCCGACGCGAACTACGTCAGCCCCTTCACTACAGATGTGATCGCAATCGCAGCTGGCGAGACAGTGGATGCGCTGTTGCTGGCCGATGCACCCCCTGGCCGGTACTACATGGTCGCCCTACCCAACCAGGCACCATTGCCTGACACCCAGACTACGGAGTACACGACAAGGGGGATGGTGCGGTATAAGGTCAGCCACAGCGCCGGAAATGGCACAACTATACTGAGGTCGAGCCGGGGtgcagaagaagaacaaggaggaTATTCGTCAGGTGATGCGCCGATGGTTCCTAAGATGCCTGATATACATGACACAATTACGTCGTTCTATTTCCACAGCAACCTGACCAGCCTGCGCCACCATGGGCACTCTCTGGTCCAGCAGAGAGTCGACGAGCGCCTGTACGTCGTGCTTAGCCTCGGCACCATCTGCAAGAAAGGCCAGTTCTGTAAGAGGGGTGACAGTGACGAGAACCTCCTAGTGGCCACGATGAACAATGCTTCCTTCCAGCACCCCACAGCGATACCGACACTACTAGAAGCACACTACTACCACACCGGCCTCATCAATGGCACGACACAAGAACTTCCGAAGAGGCCACCATTATTGTTCAACTTCACCGATGAAGCCTTAATCCCGTTTGGACCCAAAGAGATGCGGCTAGAGCCGACTTACAAGGCGACATTGGTCCGGCGGTTCCGACACGGCGCCGTGGTGGAGATAGTCTTTCAGAGCACGGCGATGCTACAGGGTGACTCCAATCCAATGCACCTACACGGGTACGACATGTTGGTGCTTGCAGAAGGGCTTGGTAACTATGATCCGGTGAAGGACGTGGCAAGGTACAACCTAGTGAATCCACCAGTGAAGAACACTGTGCTAGCCCCGAATCGTGGGTGGATCGCCGTCCGATTTGTTGCTAATAATCCAG GTGTTTGGTTCATGCACTGCCACTATGAGTTTCATCTTTCGATGGGCATGGCGGCAGTGTTCATAGTAGAGAATGGGCCAACAATGGACACATCTCTCCTTCCACCACCTGTGAACTTTCCAACTTGTAGCCATGACAATAGTCTCATCCAAACTATATGA